A window from Natronorubrum aibiense encodes these proteins:
- a CDS encoding IS6 family transposase has protein sequence MLADLLSESYDADLEEAWENERTATPVRAFAVRLHQTGCSIRETTTILDELGVERYHGSVWNWVHQLSDSGRDPPEAKLKRVAVDETAVKINGEWSWVYDAIDIESKLILDVALFGRHGTDPAAAFLHGLREKHDLSDAEFLVDQFGYRTALARLGLNGRVNYTDRNLIEKWFHTLKMRVDRFHNSWVGSRASAREWIEQFVHYYNYQRPHQSHDGRTPADEVLN, from the coding sequence ATGCTCGCAGACCTGCTCAGCGAGAGCTACGACGCGGATTTAGAAGAAGCTTGGGAGAACGAGCGGACGGCGACGCCCGTTAGGGCGTTCGCCGTCCGCCTCCATCAGACCGGTTGTTCGATTCGAGAGACAACAACGATTCTCGATGAATTAGGCGTTGAACGCTATCACGGATCGGTTTGGAACTGGGTACATCAGCTGTCTGACAGTGGACGCGACCCGCCTGAGGCGAAGCTGAAGCGGGTCGCTGTTGACGAAACCGCTGTCAAGATCAACGGAGAATGGTCTTGGGTGTATGACGCAATAGATATCGAGTCAAAGCTGATCCTCGATGTCGCGTTGTTCGGTCGGCATGGTACCGATCCGGCGGCTGCATTTCTGCATGGACTTCGTGAGAAACACGATCTCTCGGACGCTGAGTTTCTCGTTGATCAATTCGGCTATCGGACTGCCCTTGCTCGATTAGGATTGAACGGTCGAGTGAACTACACCGACCGAAACCTCATCGAAAAGTGGTTTCATACCCTCAAAATGAGGGTTGACCGTTTTCATAACTCATGGGTTGGCAGTCGGGCGAGCGCACGCGAGTGGATTGAACAGTTCGTGCATTACTACAACTATCAGAGACCGCACCAATCGCACGACGGACGAACGCCAGCCGACGAGGTGCTGAACTAG
- a CDS encoding DUF7568 family protein — MPRITNWTRESRIPTLVYRNTETGTRAVLHRAPDSYAYKWRAAILVDGYPVWSRGFEIKEATSVRDVLRDRPAPELACPECPNDDVIVGQKAADGAKVQRWFDCPDCGYEAPSQIVYGAER; from the coding sequence ATGCCCCGAATCACTAATTGGACACGAGAGAGTCGAATACCCACGCTGGTATATCGAAACACGGAGACTGGAACTCGAGCGGTCCTACATCGTGCCCCGGACTCCTACGCATACAAGTGGCGGGCAGCAATCCTCGTCGACGGCTATCCAGTGTGGTCACGCGGCTTCGAGATCAAAGAAGCGACCAGCGTTCGAGATGTACTTCGGGACCGACCAGCCCCCGAACTCGCTTGTCCTGAGTGTCCGAACGACGACGTCATCGTCGGTCAGAAAGCTGCTGATGGTGCGAAGGTCCAGCGATGGTTTGACTGTCCTGACTGTGGCTACGAAGCTCCTTCCCAGATCGTCTACGGCGCAGAACGCTAG
- a CDS encoding PQQ-binding-like beta-propeller repeat protein, translating to MNVEDGTERFVRQGPYTSSFAVVKADPYRTPTLAVTSTGGVYGVNASGGIKVPGTSRGIGSERWKGPPYGEYRPTIEHTPTVDPVAYEDSIYTPVVGTNDIAAISASDGSVHWRVTVEEDEIASASFGRPTIQDETLFVANWPNQVSAYNLEDGSQIWKRERADQMQLCTPVTDAGIVVMSRSGVALLNLDDGDSIWERDLDGNATEGTAAVTDDTVLLSDGDAEFHALNLETGELHWSREFHGETQPVVADGVVYAVEQGYSLRAFDVNTGTELFEYTPSEVPLSPPIVGDGRLYVTNRHRVIALEGTA from the coding sequence GTGAACGTCGAGGATGGAACCGAACGATTTGTTCGACAGGGACCGTACACGTCCAGTTTCGCTGTTGTCAAAGCGGATCCATACCGAACGCCGACCCTTGCTGTCACGTCAACAGGTGGAGTGTACGGGGTGAACGCTAGTGGCGGGATCAAGGTCCCGGGAACCAGTCGTGGTATCGGGAGCGAACGCTGGAAAGGACCGCCATACGGAGAGTACCGGCCGACGATCGAGCACACTCCGACGGTTGATCCAGTCGCTTACGAGGACTCCATCTACACGCCTGTTGTTGGGACAAACGACATCGCTGCGATAAGCGCTAGCGATGGTTCTGTCCACTGGCGCGTGACCGTTGAGGAAGACGAGATTGCCTCGGCTTCGTTCGGACGGCCGACGATCCAGGATGAAACACTATTTGTCGCTAACTGGCCAAACCAGGTCTCAGCATATAATCTCGAGGACGGATCGCAGATATGGAAACGGGAACGCGCCGATCAGATGCAATTGTGTACACCGGTAACAGATGCTGGAATAGTTGTTATGTCCCGGTCTGGTGTCGCGTTGCTCAATCTCGACGATGGAGATTCTATCTGGGAACGAGATCTTGATGGAAACGCAACTGAGGGAACAGCGGCCGTGACGGATGACACGGTACTGCTGAGTGATGGCGATGCTGAATTCCATGCGCTCAATCTTGAAACGGGCGAGTTGCACTGGTCAAGGGAATTCCACGGCGAGACGCAACCAGTCGTTGCTGACGGCGTCGTCTATGCCGTCGAGCAGGGGTATTCACTTCGCGCGTTCGACGTGAATACAGGTACGGAACTATTCGAATACACGCCATCGGAAGTCCCTCTGTCACCGCCGATCGTCGGGGACGGACGACTGTACGTGACGAATCGACACCGCGTTATCGCTCTGGAGGGGACAGCATGA
- a CDS encoding DUF5305 family protein, which produces MTDDSIDSDRREDVSAMNELFRRIRVRLYDQRVLAVLAIVCLLCIGGWLSYTVYVAPSEQTEQRVTDSWTLSGTVTHGADIRESTPIYDGGEVATDNESTADTVATVTDEPVYYTDLSPAVHGDVAVGYDADRSDNVTVSLELERVTRAAGDDVVYWSDSEQLDHTNRTDVESGEEVVATFNLNVSHLEEQIDEIETNLGASPGDVETYINAIVTVEGEIGTDSVSMTRTFRIDLTHEGSMYSIDVDEPLEETGTETETVAAPRSYGPLHTIGGPTLVAVGVVGAGATALACRRSPTDAERAWLSYLADRDAAEDVIVRVDYPVEHADCDHPVATVPTLGELAQLAIDVEAAVLEDVNQDRYVVEYEGGIYVYEPPADSGRGQEQEESRLTSSCA; this is translated from the coding sequence ATGACTGATGACAGCATCGACAGCGACCGACGCGAGGATGTATCGGCGATGAACGAGTTATTCCGACGGATACGGGTCCGCCTCTACGATCAGCGAGTGCTTGCCGTGCTGGCAATCGTCTGCCTGCTGTGTATCGGCGGCTGGCTGTCGTATACGGTATACGTTGCACCTAGTGAGCAGACCGAACAGCGTGTGACCGACTCGTGGACGCTGTCCGGAACGGTCACACACGGTGCGGACATCCGTGAGTCGACTCCGATTTACGATGGTGGCGAAGTGGCAACCGACAACGAATCGACGGCTGACACCGTCGCAACTGTCACTGACGAACCGGTGTACTACACCGACCTCTCGCCGGCGGTACACGGGGACGTTGCCGTCGGCTACGATGCTGACCGCAGCGACAACGTGACTGTCTCTCTCGAACTCGAGCGCGTGACCCGAGCTGCTGGCGATGACGTCGTCTACTGGTCAGACTCAGAGCAACTTGACCACACCAATCGAACGGATGTTGAGTCCGGGGAGGAGGTCGTCGCGACGTTCAATCTGAACGTCTCCCATCTCGAAGAGCAAATCGACGAGATTGAGACAAATCTCGGAGCAAGTCCTGGCGATGTCGAGACCTACATCAACGCAATTGTCACCGTCGAGGGCGAGATCGGGACTGACTCGGTCTCAATGACCCGAACGTTCCGAATCGACCTTACACACGAGGGTTCGATGTACAGCATCGACGTCGACGAACCTCTCGAGGAGACGGGGACTGAAACTGAGACCGTAGCGGCGCCGCGAAGCTACGGTCCACTCCACACGATCGGTGGGCCGACGCTGGTCGCCGTTGGCGTCGTCGGTGCCGGCGCAACCGCCCTCGCGTGCCGGCGGTCACCCACCGACGCTGAACGGGCATGGCTTTCCTACCTGGCCGACCGTGACGCGGCCGAAGACGTAATCGTCCGTGTCGACTATCCCGTAGAACACGCTGATTGCGACCATCCTGTCGCCACCGTCCCGACGTTAGGAGAACTTGCCCAGTTGGCTATCGACGTAGAGGCGGCCGTCCTCGAAGATGTGAATCAGGATCGATACGTTGTCGAATACGAAGGTGGAATCTACGTCTATGAGCCACCAGCCGATTCAGGGCGGGGACAGGAACAGGAAGAGTCACGATTGACATCCTCCTGCGCCTGA
- a CDS encoding MarR family transcriptional regulator, with translation MSTELGTTGEMEPRELVHFVTQQTRFALVSNILQHPDQLPSMYELEELNPSVSDATVYKHVQKLIDAGIVKEVALDDGERRQGYPWKFYGLTKEGREFLDNHNLLAAEETLQQIYETISDKPEKMIKYENAPRPAKS, from the coding sequence ATGAGCACCGAACTTGGGACTACTGGGGAGATGGAACCTCGCGAACTCGTCCACTTCGTCACCCAGCAGACGCGATTCGCCCTCGTCAGCAACATCCTCCAGCATCCTGATCAACTCCCGTCGATGTACGAACTCGAGGAACTCAACCCTAGTGTCAGCGACGCTACCGTCTACAAACACGTTCAAAAGCTGATCGACGCCGGTATCGTCAAAGAGGTCGCACTCGACGACGGCGAGCGCAGGCAAGGATACCCATGGAAGTTCTACGGACTCACTAAGGAGGGGCGTGAGTTCCTCGACAATCACAATCTCCTCGCAGCCGAGGAGACGCTACAACAGATCTACGAGACGATCTCCGATAAGCCTGAGAAGATGATTAAGTACGAGAACGCACCACGTCCCGCCAAGTCGTAG
- a CDS encoding biosurfactant protein 1: protein MTDRDSDFEELRPTGEASHIPDGTLSECTDGEPDRQRVATATAGYPDTPTETDTECRSCVASIPADRTKCLFCLTNHLENFSSETDAPATEWTLLGVVHMLVESSTFYGAVAKGGAAATLLASSATESTVDDCTIIYDLEDEPAAQLTDQWPVLPAAVRISSTDGEQLFAAAHDRTAWTDQSAVDSDCEPTTYLYDEGGSGIRDEKRLATLLDNSGDDAWLVPTIALQQAPGESELEHQDSGIPTKERLECHQCGRTTDHRFSDHESVPDETWTGHAIWECLVCGTPRYGPSPE, encoded by the coding sequence ATGACTGATCGAGATTCTGACTTTGAGGAGCTCCGTCCGACCGGCGAAGCGTCGCATATCCCAGATGGGACACTCAGCGAGTGTACTGACGGTGAACCTGATCGACAGCGAGTTGCGACGGCGACGGCTGGATATCCAGATACACCAACGGAAACGGATACCGAGTGTCGCTCCTGTGTGGCATCGATTCCAGCCGACCGAACCAAATGCCTGTTCTGTCTCACCAACCATCTCGAGAACTTCTCTTCTGAGACAGACGCACCAGCAACAGAGTGGACACTGCTTGGCGTCGTTCACATGCTTGTTGAGTCGTCGACGTTCTACGGCGCTGTCGCGAAAGGCGGGGCCGCTGCGACGCTCCTTGCCTCGAGTGCGACGGAATCAACCGTCGATGACTGCACGATCATCTACGATCTCGAGGACGAGCCCGCAGCTCAATTGACCGATCAGTGGCCTGTACTACCCGCTGCAGTACGGATCTCGTCCACTGACGGTGAGCAGCTTTTCGCAGCGGCCCATGATCGAACAGCGTGGACTGACCAATCAGCAGTGGATAGCGACTGCGAACCAACAACCTATCTCTACGATGAGGGTGGATCCGGCATTCGCGATGAGAAGCGACTTGCGACGCTGCTCGACAATTCCGGCGATGATGCGTGGCTAGTCCCCACAATTGCTCTCCAGCAGGCACCTGGCGAGAGTGAACTTGAGCATCAGGACAGTGGCATTCCAACCAAAGAACGCCTCGAGTGTCACCAGTGCGGACGCACAACCGATCATCGATTCAGTGATCATGAATCGGTTCCCGACGAAACCTGGACCGGCCACGCAATCTGGGAGTGTCTGGTTTGCGGGACGCCGCGCTATGGGCCGAGCCCAGAATGA
- a CDS encoding DUF7563 family protein yields the protein MPKCDGCGSHVTENYFRVFAVDGNLPACIHCASNREVREAGLRQQ from the coding sequence ATGCCGAAATGTGATGGGTGTGGCTCCCATGTCACCGAGAACTATTTCCGGGTTTTCGCTGTTGATGGGAATCTGCCAGCGTGTATCCATTGTGCCAGCAACCGTGAAGTTCGAGAAGCAGGACTCCGCCAGCAATAG
- a CDS encoding DNA-binding protein, which produces MSSNNSSSKVVTVDEQALKQADKQTVDEDGFPVVDETPEFEATVEQEVQAKVDANHPDGIVDTSNERIYGATLEQEERIRAREDELERISAQAEIGTQEGRAKRTRTIAANQSKARRLEFQKRAASVDPMADPERADPRAELSREQLAAVNKQSMRLAKQLDGWSRAAISRRLGEAVVGGQDLTSAVVNVFEELQTAPGHVIPIAKLEEVSRKEVSIEGRVETLWDPSHPSIAQVGLIADDSGQTRVTIWKSSDAPWIEEGEQVRIHKAARNWHEGRVSLAVTGWSMIHFPERGRWWE; this is translated from the coding sequence ATGTCTAGTAACAACTCGAGTAGCAAGGTCGTTACGGTCGATGAACAGGCACTCAAACAGGCGGACAAGCAGACGGTCGATGAAGACGGCTTCCCGGTCGTCGACGAGACGCCGGAATTCGAGGCAACGGTCGAGCAAGAGGTCCAAGCAAAGGTGGATGCGAACCACCCAGACGGGATCGTCGATACGAGCAATGAGCGGATTTACGGTGCCACCCTCGAGCAGGAAGAGCGCATTCGAGCACGAGAAGACGAACTCGAGCGAATCAGTGCCCAGGCCGAGATAGGAACACAAGAAGGTCGTGCAAAACGGACACGAACGATCGCTGCGAACCAGAGCAAAGCGCGGCGTCTCGAGTTCCAGAAACGGGCGGCGAGCGTGGATCCGATGGCGGATCCGGAGCGAGCGGATCCCCGTGCAGAACTCTCTCGAGAGCAGTTAGCGGCTGTGAACAAGCAGTCGATGCGACTCGCAAAGCAGTTGGATGGCTGGTCTCGAGCGGCGATCAGCCGGCGATTGGGAGAGGCCGTCGTTGGTGGCCAGGACTTGACGAGTGCGGTCGTCAACGTGTTCGAGGAACTGCAGACGGCACCCGGACACGTCATCCCCATCGCGAAACTCGAGGAGGTCTCTCGGAAAGAAGTGAGCATTGAAGGGCGTGTCGAAACCCTGTGGGATCCCTCCCATCCAAGCATCGCACAGGTCGGGCTCATCGCGGACGACAGTGGCCAGACGCGTGTGACCATCTGGAAGTCATCGGATGCGCCATGGATCGAAGAAGGCGAGCAGGTGCGAATTCACAAGGCTGCTCGGAACTGGCACGAAGGACGTGTCTCACTGGCCGTGACCGGGTGGTCGATGATCCACTTCCCCGAGCGCGGCCGCTGGTGGGAATAG
- a CDS encoding HalOD1 output domain-containing protein, with the protein MDRSSRNGDSSSTDLVVAIIETLEACGLDRDDYQLYDTVDAEVLEQLLDSATRDLEIRFTVEGIRIAVTSDGVDVLADEPASALD; encoded by the coding sequence ATGGATCGATCATCGAGAAATGGGGATAGCTCATCAACCGATCTTGTCGTTGCAATCATTGAGACGCTTGAAGCATGTGGACTTGACCGTGACGACTACCAACTCTACGACACTGTTGATGCCGAAGTACTTGAACAGTTGCTTGACTCAGCGACTCGAGATCTCGAAATTCGATTCACTGTCGAAGGTATTCGGATTGCTGTGACGTCGGATGGTGTCGACGTTTTGGCTGACGAACCAGCCAGTGCGTTAGATTAG
- a CDS encoding MarR family transcriptional regulator, producing MRFDADWMSRADDRILEHLADAGPDTPKEMAESDRVRFSRQHINARCKTLVEYGLLVHLGNGVYDITRQGEQYLAGELDVRNLEAE from the coding sequence ATGCGCTTTGACGCTGACTGGATGTCTCGCGCTGACGATCGGATTCTGGAACATCTAGCTGACGCTGGACCCGATACACCCAAAGAAATGGCCGAGAGCGACCGTGTACGCTTCTCTAGACAACACATCAACGCTCGCTGCAAGACGCTCGTCGAGTATGGACTCCTGGTTCATCTTGGCAACGGTGTCTACGACATCACGCGGCAAGGAGAGCAGTATCTCGCTGGCGAACTTGATGTTCGCAACCTTGAGGCAGAATGA